Sequence from the Heptranchias perlo isolate sHepPer1 chromosome 28, sHepPer1.hap1, whole genome shotgun sequence genome:
tttggggaacagtgatcataatatcatcaggtttagaatagttatggaaaaagacaaggaacaagcATAAAAatggaggagggttaatttcagtgagttaaaaagggatcttgcacaggtggattggaatcagaaattgttaggcaaaacagtaattgaacaatgggaggccttcaaggaggagatggttcgggtacagagtagacacattcccacgagggggaaaggaagggcaaccaaagctagagctcccacgATGACGaaagatataaagattaaaatgaaactgaaaaaggaggCATCTGATAAGTATaagattcataatatagtagagaaccaagctgaatacagaaagtacagaggagatctaaaaaaaggaattaagaggggcaaagagacaatttgagaatagattagtggctaacataaaagggaatccaaaagtcttgtataaacatataaataaacgggtagtcaaaggaagggtgaggctgattagggacaaaaatgatcttctcgtggaggcagagggtatggctgaggtaataaatgaatacttcacatcagtcttcattagagaagaggatgctgccaatgtagtagtaaaggaggaggtagtagcgatattggagaggataaaaatagataaagcggcggtacttaaaaggttgacagtacttaaagtagaaaagtcacacaGTCCAAATgcgatgtatcctaggttactgaggggagtaagagaggaaattgcggaggctgtggccacaatcttccaatcctccttacatatgggagtggtgccagaggaagggaggattgcaaatgttacacccctgttcaaaaaaggggggaaGGGTTAAACTCagcaattgcaggccagtcaacctaatgttggtgatggggaaacttttacagccaataatctgggacaaaattaattggcacttggaaaagtatgggccaataaatgaaagtcagcatggattcgttaaaggaaaatcaagtttgactagaattatagaatcatagaatggttacagcacagaaggaggctattcggctcatcgagcccctgccggactaacttgattgagttctttgatgaagtaacagggagggttgatgagggtagtgcggtcgatgcgtatatggactttcaaaggcatttggtaaagcaccacataatagactttttagcaaaattaaagcccatgggattaaagggacagtggcagcgtggatacaaaattggctaagggacagaaagcagagagtagcggtgaacggttggtcttcagaatggagggaagtatacagtggtgttccccaggggtcagtttgaggaccattgctctttttgatacatattaataacctggacttgggtatacagggtataatttcaaagtctgcagatgatatgaaacttgaaaatgtagtaaacaatgtggagtatagcaacagacttcaagagcacatggatagattggtgaaatggacagacacatggcagataaaatttaacgcagagaagtgtgaaatgatgtattttggtaggaataatgaggagaggcaatataaactaaatgatacaattttaaaggaagtgcaggaacatagaggcctgggggtatatgtacacaaatctttgaaggtggcaggacaagttaaaaaggatgttaaaaaagcatacagtatCCTTAGCTTTATTAatagcggcatagagtacaaaagcaaggaagttatgctaaacctttataaaacactggttaggcctcagctggagcattatgttcaattttgggcaccacactttaggaaggatgtcaaggccttggagagggtgcagaagagatttactagaatgataccaaggatgagggacttcagactggagaagttgggttgttcttcttagagcagaaaaggttaaaaggagatttgatagaggtgttcaaaatcatgaaccgttttgatagagtgaataaggaagaactgtttccagtggcagaagggtcagtaaccagaggacacagatttaggatgattggcaaaagaaccagaggtgacatgaggaagcatttttacgcagcgagatgttatgatctggaatgcaacaacaacttgcatttatgtaatgcctttaacgtagcaaaatgtctcaaggcgcttcacaggagcgattttcaatcaaaatttgacaccgagccacataaggagatattaggacaggtgaccaaaagcttggtcgaagaggtcggCTTtaagagggtcttaaaagaggttgagaggtggaaaggtttaaggaggaaattctggagcttagggcactgcctgaaaggggaacagattcaatagtaactttcaaaagggaattggataaatacttgaagggaaaaaaattacagggctatggggaaagaggtggagagtgggactaattggatagctctttcaaagagcagaggcatgatgggctgaatggcctccttctatgctgtaccatATGCATTTTCTTTAACTTAAATggcgattttttttttggttgttcttATAATATACTTTTGAAAGGCGGTAGGCCATAGGTGGCTGGTGTTCTCGTGTGATAAAAAAATTAGACATAACCCTCACTACacgcgctcctgatctttggccgccaggtgaggagggggggcgggcaggtcagtggacgtcctcgtgggcctgctgctgggcctgtccaaggtggccatccacaggtccaggttggatgCGGCCCGTGGGGGGCAGTCGCTCAGACCGTCTGTCTCTCTTCCGTGGAATTCCCCGcgccccgggtggccctggagatggagcacgcggtgtctgccggaacgctcgaggctttccgctaccggtgggcaccgcaggggctggagtgcatcctggacaagGATAATAACATTTTAATTTGAACTTGTTTTGGTTTTTCTTTGGGTTTTTCACACATAAGCACACcctaaaccctccccccaccccccccccccccccccgccttcttataaaagggggaccTAAAATCAcaggaaaaggggaaaaaaacccTCACTACACAACATAAGGGTAAAGAAtctgacaacaccaagttatagtccaacaattttcatAAGGGGGCATATTTGGCACTGAGCATGCGCATTTCGAGGCGGGCTGCCCACAAAGCGGAGCGATGGAGAGGTCGAGTCGCGCACGCGCAGATGCGAGATATCGCCGGGTGACGTGGAGCGTGACTTTGGCCGGGATTCGCGGGGAGTCGTCGCCGTGGCAGCGGTTGCCGGAGCGAGAAAAGGGAGGTGGGGGTTTGTTGTTGGTTGTAATGGCAATGGAGGCGCTGGGGGAGGCCGGCCTGCACTTTGACGAACTCAACAAACTGAGGGTCTTGGATCCGGAAGTGGCACAAAATACAACGGAGCTGAAAGAGGAGTGCAAGGAATTTGTAGAAAGTAGGTACGAGGAGGGAGGTCACCATATGGCGGGGAGGAGGGACCGTTAGAAAGATAAAGACTTGTGTTtaatatagcgactttcacgacgtcccaaagtgctttacaaccaatgaagtactttttgaagtgtagtcactgttgtaatgaaggagactggcagccaatctgtgcacagcaagatcccacacactgcAATTAAACAGgtgttgggttgagggataaatatcggccagaacACACCAGTGAACTATATGACATGAGATGAGATGTGTCTGTACGTTAAGAAACGTGAGGGGTTGTTCAAAAACGAGGGCGTCAGTAGGTCTGGGCTGTGTGGCAACTGAAGTAAAGTCAAGAATGGAAAAAGTCTATTTAGCCCAGTTAATAGTAGGGGCGGACTGACTCCCCGATATGGCACAAGATTCTTCTTGATTCTCATATGGGGAAACTGTTAGAAAGACTAGTATTtaatatagcaactttcatgacatcccaaagtgctttacaaccaatgacgtgtagtcactgttgtaatgaaggaaactggcagacaatctgtgcacagcaagatcccacaaacagcaattaaataggtgttggttgagggataaatattggccagaacaccagtgaACTATGTCATGAGATGTGTCTGTATGTTAAGAAATGTTGCTCAAAAATGAGGGCGTCAGTAGGTCTGGGATATCGAAGAATCTTGCGACCTTTCATGGAGTCTAATCCTGGGTCTACACCTGTGAGAATAAGGTCCTGAGTCTCTGAGTTACTGAAACTCTATGTGAATCATCTGTAAAATTGTGTGGAGTCCTCTGAATCAAAAGTAAGGACTCCTCACTCAACTGAATGCAGCATCAGTTGCTGCGTGAAACTTGGAATGGAGATCGCACCCTCATCTTTATTATGTCAAACCTCAATCAGTAAGAGTGATagtcctttaacgtagtaaaacatcccaaggcaacaccctaaggtgcttcatagaagtgtaatcagacaaacattggcactgaaccaaagaaggagatattaggaggggttactaaaagcttggtaaaagaggtaggttgtaaggagggtcttaaaggaatacgagagtggtggagaggtttatgacGGCAATTCGTGAGCTtaggggcctagatggctgaaggcatagccaccagTGGTGGGTGGGGAATAGGatatgcataagaggccagagttggaggaacgcagagttcttggagggttgtcaaATTTTGAAAGAGAATTCTGGAGTGGAAGGAAGCAGGATGCACAGTGGGCCTGGGTTGGAAGAGTGGAGTGTGTGAGCTGGGACATAGGGCTTGggaaggttgcagaggtagggtcgggtggggtgaggccatggagggatttgtaaatgaggttaaagattttgaaatcaatacACTGAGAATAGGAAGCAATTGGTGAGTTGGGGCGATATACGAGCAGGACTTTGTATAGAATATGGGTGGTGGAATTTcagatgagttggagtttgtgttGGATGCAGATTGGGAGGCTGACGAGGAGACCCTTCTGATTCAACCTCACCAAGGATGTTGATCCGGTTACTTTCATTTAATAAAAATGTTTCCAGCACTGATTCTCTCACCTTGACAAACTTACAAAAGCAAACATCTGCTTTTGTAACTATTGGACCAAGATAATGCTGTCCCTTGTAAAATAAACAGAATCGGGTCTCGATCTAAACTTGACATTTTTTTGCAGCATCCAAAAATTTCAAGTTTCTTGAATGGACTTCGAATAATGAGAGGAGTGATGCTGCAAtaaacattttcacatcgttcacctgacgaaggaggcttgtgaatttaaaataaaattgctggactataacttggtgttgtaaaattgtttacaataaagatTGAACAGGTGCCAGACAATGCAAATATTCAGAGCTAACTTTTTATAAACTACAATTGGATTAACTAGGAAAACAAACACACATGATAGGGGGTCTGTCAATCTGAGTTTGAAATACTGTTTGTGGTTTCTGGCACAATTGCAGAAAAACTTACTGtgtaaacaatacattttaattAATGATTAACAACacgaggaactgaaggaaagaaTATAAAATGTACATCAGCAGAGTAGGCTTTCcataaaatgttggaaatgcttgTCTGTAAATCTTCCCTTGCTTCCGGTGTTAGAATTAACTTGATCATAAAACTTTTATTTGCTACTTTAAACAGTGCTCTCCCTGTATTAGGAAAAAGACATTGTGTGAATTGGTAACCCAATGAGGTTTTCTGCACTATTTAATGTTAACACTAAGATCAACTGCACAAACTCAGGTTGACATCAAACCACATCCTTCCTGTGTTTCACTCCCATCTGTGACAGCAGTGAAATACAGGATGTGGTTTGATTGTTTTGGCTGAATTCAAACCCAGTCTAGACAGGTAAGGTGAAAATCTGTTCACTCATTAGCAGATGATAGTCATCCCGAGGGAAACATTTCTGTGAGTCTCGCTTCATTTCCCAACAGAGTGTGAAAAACAAACACCCCTTTGTAATCGTTGGGAATTCAGGCTGATGAGAATTTATAAACCATAAATCAAACTGGCAGGAATGCCACCAAAACCTTCCAGAAGCTGAATTAAAATTTTTCCAAGATGCCATACTGTTGATATTGTACTTTTTTTCCTGGTGTAACTCACAAGGAATTCTGTACCAAGGTATCAATTATTGGAGTGTATTTAACAATACACCTTGTTCAAAGTCTTGGAATAGTTTCAGGTAAGAACCTCTAATTTTGCAGTTGTGCTGAAAAAGATGTATGGTGAATTGAATACTATTATACTCAAGGTTTAGTGCAAGATTCATTTGGTATGTTGGTAAGTACGAGGCAAAATTTGAATTATGGAGTTCCATTGCACTGATTGAGACTGCATTAGATGGTATTCTTGCAAGGGATTATTgtcatctttgattccaatttaacaATTGATGCAACACCTCAGAAACCACTGGGTGTAGAACCAAGTCGTCATAAATTGCAGGTGCAGCAAAATTTGGACACAGCATAGCATCCAGAGATTTGGCCAGCCTAGCAGGGCCAATACGATGTAAAGGAACAATGGAGAAATGCAAGGGGTGGGACTCTCAAGGGCAGTAGTGTTAGACTTGGATAATGGGTGTGTCATGGAGGGTGTCATGTTTAGGTGTACGTTTTAGACAATACCAAGAGAagccttgtacatgaaacaaaaGTTGAAATCTCACACATTCAGATCTTGCCAGTTGATGAACAATTCATATATTGGCTGTTGTAACCGATTATCTTGTGCGATTATAATGTGTAATTTGGCAcaaatttttatatttctttcagAAATAGGCCAGTTCCAGAAAATTGTTGGTGGTTTAATTGAGATAGTCGATCAGCTTGCTAAAGAAGCTGAGAATGAAAAGATGAAGGTAATGTTCCTCTAGATACAATACTAAATTTTTGCATGTTGTGGTAAGTTATTTTAACAGTAAGAGAAATGGTGATGCTATCAACTTCTTAAACATTTTTATTACTAATTCAAACTGTTAAGTTTCATCTTTatgaaactttgaacagtctggcAGCAGGAATGACACCACATAGTAACTTGATCCAGTGTAGCAATGTACAGGACTAGAAATGATCACTGTGGCTCATCTGGTCAGTCCCAGTATATTATACATTCCCCAAACAAAGCATGATGATGAAACTGGGACGAAGTGGTGCTTTT
This genomic interval carries:
- the ift20 gene encoding intraflagellar transport protein 20 homolog, with the protein product MAMEALGEAGLHFDELNKLRVLDPEVAQNTTELKEECKEFVEKIGQFQKIVGGLIEIVDQLAKEAENEKMKAIGARNLLKSVAKQREAQQQQLQALIAEKKMQLERYRIEYDALSKVEAEQNEFIDQFILQK